Below is a window of Rattus rattus isolate New Zealand chromosome X, Rrattus_CSIRO_v1, whole genome shotgun sequence DNA.
TGGCAAAcagaatgaaaacaacaacaaaaccaaaacaaatcccGCCCTGACCTAGAGGGCccatctttccctttcccctcactCTCTGCTTAAGGCACACTGGTCTCCTTCCTCACTGTTGCTCAGAGAGGCCCATGTTGGGGTGGGGCTTTTGACCTTTTTTTACTTAGAAGAACTTACAAATTACCTCACCCACGGAGGCTCTCCGGACCTTCCCAATGAAAAgggaaaccaccaccaccatacttCCCGTCCCCTTTCCCTTATGCTCAGTGCAACTCACTATCTCACAAACTATTCCACTGACTTTCCTGTCTCCCCAATTAAAATCTTTGTCCCACAAGGCCAGGACTTTGGCTTGCGTTAATTCACCACTTTGTCTCCAGCACCTAGAACCagcaggtgctcaataaatgttcaGTGGGGGAAACGAATGCCAGGTGTGTATACagcaggtgctcaataaatgcctGTTAGAGAAACAGATGCCAGTGAATAGAGGCGAGGTTTTAGGGATGGCTCAGGCACCAGAAGAGGAGGCTGGGCACCCGGAGACAGAtacaagatggagacagaagtgACATTTTTGAAGGGCAGTGTTGGGTACAAGGTTACCCATGATGAACCCTCACCAAGCGATGCCGATGTGAACAGTCTGGAAGACAACGTTTCGACAAGATGCAGGCACTGAGGATCTGAGCCAGGCGCTTCCTGAGGACTGGACAGTATGGAAAGATTAGCCCTAGGGAACATAGGCTCCAGTCTCCCATGATCCTTCTACCTACCTGTCCTGTGCCAGGCTCTGTCTGTACTTACCATGTTCCACATATGTGATAAATGCCAgggacagcagcacagcagccagGTGGAAACTGAAGCCCTAGAGACCCAGACAAGGGGACAAGTAAAGAGCAGGCTCTGAATCCCCCATCCAGCTTCCCTGGATCCAGGTCTGCCTTGCTTACATGTAGGAGGGCACTGGCTGCATAGGTGACCAGCACAGCTGAGAAGGTCCCCAGGCGGAGGGCATTTTTGAAAACATCTGCAGGTGGGAGAGACACAGGTCAAGATTTCTGGAACTTTCACCAGCTTTTCCAGAGAGTCACAGATAGGATGATATCCATAATCATAGCGACCCTCAGGAGAATGCCTTTATGATGTCCCCAACTGTCATAAGCCCGAAAAATGAACTCCCAGTTTTCCACTCTGCTTTAGCCAGACatcccaaggtcagtccatgccAACCCTGCATGCTTCCAGGTCCTCGAGGCAAAATTCTACCTTCTCACACAGCCACTGTTAGCAAACCTAATCAGCCTTTCCTTCCGAAGCCCACTTCTCACCACGGGCTGTTACTCCTGCTAATCCTCAGTCAGCTCCAGTGGCCCTCGCTGCTCtcatccccatcttccctccactTTCCTAACTGAGCCAGAGGGATCCagtaacaaacaagcaaacaaaaagccaaaggGAATCAGTCCTGATCCACATATCCAAAGGACTCTCCTCTCCCAGAGGGACTGTCTCTCAAAGAAAAAGCCAAAGGCTTCTCAGTGGTCCAGGAGCCTCCTGAGGATTTCTCTGAACTCATGTCCTACCTCTACCCTGCCCTGAGCCTGCCCAAAGACCATAATTCCTCGAGTTCTGAGGATGCACCTCAGAGGCTTGCAATGGCTCACCACAGAGCCATGTTTCCATTCCCCTAACAACCTTCTTTCTGTCTCAAATGCACCAGGCAAACTCctacctcaggacctttgcacctGCTGTTCTTGCCCTCTGTCCCATTCCTCCCTCATATTCCTTGCTCCTTCACTTTTCCTCAGTGAAACTTTCCCTATATAAATGATCTATAATTTCCAGACGACCCTACTCCCTCTTTCCCGTTTCAATATCATTATGATTTACTGTGGCATTTACCACTACCCGACTTTACTGCATAATCTTCCTCATTTATTATCCACCCTCCAAATCCACAGTTCTACCAGGTTAGCAAATGCTGTGCGGTTTTGTTGTTATCCCTAATGTACCTCACTTTTGAATCTCATGTATCAAAGACTGACTTAAAATAGCTCGATGTAGTTGAGAATGACCTTGGACTTTTGAACCTCTAGCTTCCACTTCTATAGAGCTGGCACTTCAAGCAGGTACACAgccagttttggttttttgttttttgttttttgtttttgtggtgctgaggaccaaatctTGGACTTGGAGAATGCTAGGCTCAATACTGTACAAACTGCGATGCACTAACAAACAGCCTGTGATGCATCTTCAGTGCCCatcacacagtaggtgttcagtaaatgtttgctgtgcaaatGGCCCTGGGTCCCCAACTATTCTGGAGTGATGACTTGGTGACTCACAATTATTTAACCAATAAGACATGGGCAGGTTCCAGCTTGTGACAACTTCCACCATAGACCGGGGTAGCTCCACATTCAATGGTCTAGAGACTGTCAGGTCCCTGGTGGACAAAACCAGACATTCCATTACAGTTGGAATTTCAAgctatgtggtttttttttttttttttttgtcttgactGGGCCCTTCCCAGGAACACCTCCCACCGCCCTACAGTTCCTCCAGGCAGCACCCTGTGGGAGAAGGGGCCCCAAAGCCCTCCCACCATTAGGTGGTCCTTCTCCTCCGTGAAACCAGCCCGGCCAATGTGGCTGTGGCCtcagacagaaagcccacaaaatAGTTGCTGAAGTGGAGGAGACAGCACTCTAAATGGCTCGTAGCCACCTGTGAAGGGCCAGGAAGAGAGGCATTACATTGGGCCCCGACACGACACCCCCCCCCATGTTTCACAGCATCCCAGCCTTAGGGACTCACCTTACCATGGTGCCCCTAGGGCCCCAAGGGGTCAGGAAtgcagcagagaagagagaaaagagagtcagagagggcCCGGAAATTGGCCTGAGTTCTTCATAGATAAGACAGAAACATGGTAGCAAAAGAGGCAGACTGTGATGGTCACACATATACATTGTCAGGTGATTGGTTTCACATGGCTCAAAAGGAATGGGTGAGCTGGCATATGACATGGCCCTACACACTAAAATGGCCACACAGCCTCTCAGCTCTCTACCCAGATTTTGTCACCTtctaagacaataaaataaaatcgtaGTGAGATACAGAGACAGTTCAACGCTCACTGTGCACATCCACACTGTCAGTTTCACAGACAGTGTAGGGAGCAGAGAGTACCCTGCACATAGATGCTTCAATTAGGCCTGGGCTTTGTGCCCGGTTCTTTAACTTGGGGACACTGGTCAAGTGATTCCAATTTTGgagtctctcctcctccctctctctctctctctctctctctctctctctctctctctctctctagctctctttttggttttttgttttttgtttgttctttagataaagtttctttgtgtagacccagctgtcctggaactccatctgtggaccaggctgaccttgaactcagagatccgcctgcctttgcctcccgattaaaggtgggattaaagatgtgtgccaccactgcccggctacTTTTTAGAGACTTATTCAGTATCAGACATAACCAGGAACCAGTGAGTAAGGGTAGGTTGTCACACAATCAAACCACTAGCAAACAGCTAGATACAGTCCTgggcaaacacagacacaggctcATAGCTTGTCAGAATCCTTTACTCAGGTAGCAGCAAGCAGTCTGAGAAGGCAGACAAACTAGCAGAGTGAATCATAAGCGGGCACTGCATGTGAACAGGCAAACCAGAGTAACAGGTAGCTACAATCACCAACAGAGGTTTACCTAGCCAGTGGCAATGACAGCCACAAGCCCCTGACCCAGCCAGTCAGGATTCTCAGTCCCACACTCAGGAAGTCAGTGGCCACAGACAAACAATTCAACTCTGTTATCTGAAGTCACAGACAGTTTAGAGTCACCAGCTAATAGACACTTGTCACTTCCCATTACAGTCACATAGCTTGTTTCTAGTGGTACGAGAGAAGGACATCCAGACACCATAGTGTTGGAATGTCAGTCACACATGGAATCACAGAGCCAAATCTTGGTCAAACAGACATCCACAGACAGACACTTGGTCTCTGTGTGGTAATGGGTTAGATGGTCAGTCAGATTCAGATGTCTGGAAGCAATTGGTCCAAGGCTCTGGCCCAGCCCTGGTCAGCCCACTTGCCCTCAGCACCTGCCTTCATTTACCTGGCTTTGCGTTTCTTGCTGTAgtaacagaagacagacagaagcattAAGAGACAGGCTCAGAATTGGGAAGACCCAGCCTTCTGCCCAACCCCCTCACTGCTACACAGGGGCCTTGAAGGCTGTGCTCACTTGCGAAGGAGTCGGTCACCGTCGAGGGGGATGAAGTAGGGGAAGAGGTAGGGGCCCACACAAGTGGACAGTACAAGGCACAGCAGGGCCAGCGCCAGGCTCCGGGCCACCTTCTTCAGCCATCGGCGGCTCTGTGGGATCAAGGATCCATGAGCACTGCCCCATGACGGCTCCCACAGTCCCTACCCACCTGGCCACCCAGGAGCTCACCAGTGGGCGGCCTTGGACAGCCTGTAGGTAGCTGTGGAAGGATATCCAGGGCCCAAAGACGATGGTGCCCACAAAGTAGAGGTAGCCCATGAACTCCACAGGTGAGGGCACTGCACCCACCTCGCCCCGGTCCAGGTCGAAGCCCAGAGACACCGCCTTCATGGCCACGATCATCTGGGCCCCTATGTGTGGGGCCCATGGTCAAGTGTATGGATAAGAGAGCATGTCACCATGAAAGATGGGGTGCACCACGTGTGAggtgagaggaaaaggaagacacagtGATaggtaaaaagacacagagacacagatgtcaggggaaagggaagcctGCACTGTAGTTTATGAAGGGTGGTTTATGTGGTTTATGAAGGGGCAAAGTCCGGGAGGGCTCTTaggagatgaggaggggaagtgggagggtaGAGCTACCCACCTCGCATCTTGTGCCATGTCACGGTGTCCACCATGTGCATCTCACTGAGGAAAAAAGGTGATGGTCTTGGACCTGTGCCTCCTAGGGCTGGACACTACATGGGGGCACCGAGGGTACTGATGGGGTTTGCCTTTTAACCCACATaacacagtgagaaaaaaaatccccatgaCCCCCTCCTCCAGGGGAAGCCCACGTTCAACCTATCCTATATGCTTCATGGAAGGACACGTGCTTCAGGTCTCCTTCGGGAACACTTGTCACCCTCTCTGGTATCATCTTACAGGATGATGGTCCCTgactcctctctgcctccttagaATCTCATGCCATCCTATCTTGGACCACTTTATCTAGGCCTTGGGGACCCTTGCCTTCCGCCAACTTGGGGAGGGTGAGGATGCACACCCACCCCCATGAGCAGGTAGATGAGGatggtgtggggagagggaaggcagCCTCGATGGGAGGAGTGTCGGCAGAGGAACAGCACGAGGTAGCACAGGAGACTCAGCAGCACGACCCAAACCATGTGCAGCTGGAAGAAGTGGTAGAGGCTGAAGAAGCCGCCTGCCACGGTGCTTGCATGCTTCAGGTAAGACGGTAGCCCTTAGggtgacagggagagagacagagacaggggggaACAAGACGCGGGAGGTTGGTAGGCTGGCAAGAGACGAAGGACTTGGGCAATAGGGCCCAGCCTGGGCAAAAGCCTAGAACGTGCTGGGGTCTAAGGGGACCCAAAGCTGGTACTGGAGAGCTGGCATGTGTAGCAAGGCCTGGATTGAAAAAGCAACATCTACTAAGGACATTTCAGGGactctgaaaggaaaattatcaaTTGAGGTTGGACAGTACTGCACCCAGATTAAAATTTCACAGCGGTGGGGATGATGGATAAGACTatgcctctatgtgtgtgtgtgtgtgtgttgggagggggtTCTCAGGGACCATATACTGAAGGAGTTGGGGTGAAGGGTCAGATACTATCAGGTTATTGAAATGATTCAGAAAGAGGATGGCTGGATAGACAGGCAGAAAGATAGAGCAATCTATCGTGGCCTACTGTGAGCGTAGGCTGATTGACTTCTATATAGCTTTGATATGTACCAAAATAATAAACCTGGGCGAGGGGAGAAGAAAACACCCACTtaagatgagaaggaaagagtTGATTAGAGAACCTTTGTTTCTCAGAAATGTCTGTGTCCTATGGGGATCCTGGGGACTTCAAAACTTTCTCATTTGGATATCAACTTTATCACGATTGTAGAAAATTATAGATAGAATCTAAGAATCCAGAAATTTCACCATGTCCTGATTATAGACATTCATAATGTCAAAATTTTGGAAGTTCAGCATGTGAAAATTTCAACTTGGCGAACTCTTCAGACCTAATAACTCTGACGATTTGGGATAGGAGACTTGTAACACTAGCATTCTAGGATCTGATTGGTAACCTTGGAACATGGACAGTTCAGGATCCCACCATCCCAGCCAGAGTGCAGGAATGCTGAAGGTCATGTCTTGGTTTAACGGGACGTGGCTTGCCATAGTGGGGCTTGTGGTGGCTGTAAAGGATGTGTTGTAGTGGAATGGGGCTTAGCTTAATGGGATAGGCTGGGGCTGAACCTGTAGGGGCCTGGTTTGGTATTTCGGGATGTGACATGGTAGGCTGTGGTAAGGTAAGGCAGAGCTTGATATCCATAAATGTGACAGATGAAATCTGACATGGTGAAACCCAGGTTGGTAGACACTTACCCAGCCTCCAAAGGAGGCGGCAGGCGAAGCAGATGGTAAGAAGCAGCCAGATCTGGTCAAGGCCCTGTTGGACAGTAGGCAGGAGGCAGCCCTGCAGTAGCTGCTGGAAAAATTCCTGGCGGCTGAAGGTAGCCATTGTGGACCCACACagatggaaggacagatggaTCTGCCAAAGAAGGACACAGAGGGAGTAAGATGTCCAGGGGCTGCCCACAATCAAGGTTTGGACTTGAGCACTCAGGAATTCAGCTTGGGGCTGCCAACCCCCAAAGGGTGCTATTGGACAGCTCTGGGGAGGGGTATGAATATCAGGTACATCAGGCTGAGCCACCAAATGTGATAGCAGTGGGTGTTCTGGATGCACTGTGACCCGCAGGGAATGAAGGACCTTGTGTATCTTGACTGCTGTGAACACTCCGGTTCAATGATGATAAAATGATATGCATTATAGACCTATATATCAAATGGGGCGGAAGGAAGTGGGCTCCTTGGTTTTCAAGGTAGTCACTTAATGTGGAGTGCAGAAAGGGGAGTCTGACACTTAGGGGCCGTGTGCATCTCTCCTTGTATGGATGTATCCTCCGTGAGCTTCATCTCATCCCACTCAGCAAAAAGCCGCCAACAAAGCCTTGCCTTGGTCGGGGGACTGCAGTTAAGTGGAGGTGCTGGCAGGGGACATAGCTGGGAGGGAGTCCTATAGGTGATGCGGGACGAGGTCCCAGGACAAGGGGTGATCCCCCCAGAGGCCAGCTTAAGGATAGGAACAGGGAACCGCGCACACTACTGGAGACCTACCTGGCAGAAAGCCGTGGTCCTGGGGGTCAGGGGCGCACTGCACCACCGCCACCTCCTCCGGGCAGCCTCCCCGCAGGCCTGGGCCAGGACCAGCAGTGGCTCCCCCAGGGGCGGCGCGGCCAGGCAGGCCCTTCTAAATCCTGGGGCAGGCTAGCAGTTGGTTCCCACTCCAATCGGAAAGCAGGAGGGCAGGGCGGGGACCAGGAGGAGTGAGCCCGAGCATCgcgaggaggagcagcagggttGAGGGGCGCGGGGCGCTGGAGCACGTTGGCGCACAGAAGGTTCACCGGTGCCCTTTTCAGGCCACTTGCCATTCCCGCTCTGGAACGTTCGGGGCGCAAGAATTTCTCAACTTTCAAGAAAACACTTCctaatgattattttataatcCTTAAGAACCAAAATGGAAAAgataaggagagggaggaggctaGCCCCCTTTCTGCCAAATGGTCCCTCTTGTATAGATACTGGTGTGACCCTAAGTCACCACTGGAAAAATAAGCCACGGTTCCTCCTTTCCTATCTCTTGAGGAATCCGAAGGAATTTCCAATCTTCCTTAGCCCCAGGGAACAGATCGAAGCTTTTGTCCTTAATGACTTTGTCACCTAGGAACACTCACTAGGTGCCTTATCGACCCCCTGAGGGTTAGCAGTAGGCATTTGGTTTATCTTTAACTGATTTTGCTTGCTTAATTCCCTAATTGAATGGACCCTGTCAAGAAGGCAACCTTAGCTGATATAAGTGTCTCCGTAAATTAGAACCGGGCTAAGACTGagcgcaaaaaaaaaaacccccaaaaaaacctGATAAAGATCTGTTTTGGTTTCTGCATAACAACACAAAGGGGTTTATGCTGCATGGTTCTCTACGTTATCCAAGTTGCCGTCGTGGGCATTCAATTCTATTCCTAGGCTCTTCTTCAACTCCTGAGAAGAGCCCATTTCCCCTAAGGCGCACTTATAGGGCATTAAGGGGCTTAGCTCTAAATGTGAATGTGAATGGAGAAACACACCCAGGTCAATCTTGACCTCATCCTGACCCCAGGAGCTAAGGAAAACAGGTTCTAATAAGATTAATGCCTGACTGTATGGAGTTAAGGAAGTTGTGCCCATTCACTCTGGGCGGTGTCCCTTTCGGTTAAACAAAAAGGCGGGATTAGCAATTCTTGGTTTGGGGAAACTGCTTGTCTCTGACCCTGCTGTCCTatggccttgtgctttctaggcaaatGGCCAGCTGCTGAactctttttaaaacatgtattcaaatgaagtaaattaatagtcacatttacaaaagaaaaaaatagttaacACCgtgggtatgtatatatgtatatatacataaatattcacATCAGCTAGACGCACAAATACAGCGTCCTTTTCTCTAAAGTACAATACAGGGCTGGGAtgtctcaatggttaagagtacttgctactcttacagaggacctaggtttgattcccagaattccTATGGTGGCataccaccatctgtaactcccagGTACTCTTGTGgtatgtattcatacataaaataaatctaaataacaGTAGAATACAGCTGGTGTGTCTGCACACGCCTTGGATCTCATCACTAAGAAGGCTCAGGTAAACTctgtgaggccaacctggtcgcATATTGAGTTTCAGGttaggctggtctacatagtgagttccagacttttcggggctacataatgagaccctggcACAAAAAGAATTAATATTCATATTTGGGGCCATATAAAGAACATGTACaaatcaacaagaaaagaaaaactaagataGACCAGACAATGGATAGTGAAACAAAAAGGTAATTCATAGGCATataactatctatcatctatctatctatctatctatctatctatctatctatctatcctgtaCTTCAAAGTCTGTACATCTTAACTAGATTCATGTGCCTTTTGGGGGAGATgggggacagagtctcactagcCCTGGCTGGTTTGAGTTCTCAGGGATTCATCTGCTCCTGTTTCCTGAATTTTGGGGTTAAAGGTGAGCACCGCCATGCCCGGCCCCTTTTATTCAGTTATGTGTTTTGAGGCAGTGTATTACTATTTACCTCAGGCTGTTCTTTCTGTGTAGAACAGGGTGGtcctaaactcacagagatctgcctgcctctgcctgggaatTAAAGGTATGCCCCACTGCACCCAGttccattttatttgtatataaatgtattaccttttatgtgtatgggtgttttgccttcatatgtGTCTGCGTGTTGCAGGTGTGCTCAGTGCCCAAGCAGGTCAGGTCAGAAGAATGCTTTggattctctgggactggagttccaGTGGGCTGTGAGCTGAGCTgctatatggatgctgggaaatgaacccgggtcctctggaagaacagccagtgctcttaacagctgactTATGTCTCCAACctcccttttattttcatttattaaaaattttatcgAGGGGGAGGATGGACCCACACATGCCATGACAAATATACAGACGTCATAAACCAACTTGCTGGAGTTAGTTTTCCCCTTCCAAtatgtaggtcctggggaatGAACGCAGATCATCAGTCTTGGCAACAAGTGTCTTTAGCCTATAagccatttcttattttttttatttttattttttattttttttttcggagctggggaccgaacccagggccttgcgcttgctaggcaagtgctctaccgctgagctaaatccccagccccctataAGCCATTTCTACAGCATTCCCGATACCCCTACCGCCCATTTTTCTTAAACAGGATTTCTTGTATTCCAGTCTGACTCAATATATAGCTGAGAATAAACGTATTGAACTTATGGTCCCTCTTGCCTGCCCACCCAAAACTTGAATCAGAAAAAGGAAGCCCTAGGTCATGAGCTATCTTTTActatggttttattttggtttctgtctccgttttattttatttttatttcacttcgTTTTTGAGGCAGGGGTTTCTCCTgcgtagtcttggctgtcctggaagattctctttgcctctgcctcccaaatgctgggactaaaatcgtgtaccaccactgcctggctagcCTCAGTGTTTTCTTATCTTTTAGGATCTTGACGAGttttcccatttgttttgtttttgtttgtctggatGTTTATGAAGGACACAGGTCAGTTCATGGGAGGAATGTTCTTCATTGTGGACTTATCTGATATGATTAGATTTGCATTATGTATTTAGGATAAGAATTTCACAAAAGGGATGCTGTGCGCTCAGTTATCAGGAGGCACACGATACTGATTTCTCTCAATACTGTCGGTATTTGCTTTGCTAGTTGATTAAGACAGTATCGCCCAGGTTTCTCCTTGTCACTTGAACTTTTCCCTGTATCTAGTACCTTACTGGgagattttcttttgagacaggacttcctTATCTTGCCTAGGCTATCTCCAACTATTAGGAGACACTGGAGATTATGTAATTGTTTCTCAACCCCAGAGTAGACACTCAGATTTCGTTTCCACTGGTGATTCTTGCCTGAGGCAATGTCTAATCTGATGGTGGCCATGAGATAAGagggctttttttcccccaagacaggatttctctgtgtagccctggctgttctggaacttgttctgtagcctcaaattcacagagatctgcttgcttctgcttgCCTAGTGCAAGGACTGAAGGCGTTGTGCCATGAGCACCCAGTTTATAATGGCTTTCTTTTACATGGAATGGCTGGGATTTTATGGCTTTTCTGAATAGCACTCATAAACTTATTTTAATTGACAAGTTAAAActagtatttacttattttttagaGATAAGATCTTGCTAGGTTGACCCCAAATTCCTAGGTTCAAGTGTAGTGCCATGGAAGGGTTAATGATTCCCCCCAAAAACAGACAGGAGCTAATCTGGTACAACTCACAgtagggtctttattctattcgaGCTAGCTCAGGCCCTCCAAAGCACCACCATCACATAGGACAATTTTGGTGGTGGAGAGCCCCAAATTTCTATCGGGGCAAGGCTTTATAGAAATCCACAatcaggagtgtgtgtgtttaagcacCTAATGGCCTTTAACCATGGCCTTTAACATAaatggctggtgctgggagtcatatcataaacttaatttctatttccctctgcattggtggtcgttAAGCAcagggtgggcttgtaacctggggatACAGATCtgttgggggaataacctggaggctctggtcttgttgggggtgaacctagagactggagctaggttTGGGTTTTGCTGGAGGGAcgacttggaaactaatgctaggcactggcctgttagtttacctgagttcaaacttaggtcaggttctctaaaatggagtctgaacttaaaggCATTTAGCTTCTCACgacctattttctttccttggcttcccaagtagctgggactacagagACGTGCTACCATTGCCTAGCTTGTTTTtccacattaaaagaaaaaagttgcttggcatggtggcacacacctttgattgcaacactcagaaggcagagggcaagtggatctctgtgagttcaaggccagcctagactacagacctagctctaggagagccagggctatacacagaaaccttgtctcagaaagccaaaacaaaaaatgttcaaatacacGTTTACTCATATGTCAGTCAAATATGTATTACTCCCCTCAGGGGCCaagagagggtgtcaggtcccctggagctgctAGAGGCTATGAGCCTCCCTATAATGAGGCGGTGGAAACCATTCaattcaggtcctttggaagaccaGTATTGTTCTCTTAATTCATGAGACACCTCTCTGGGccatttgttcttcttttctgtctgtttttaatcccccccccactttttaaaagaactaaattgaggggctggagagatgctcagcagttaagagcattggctgctcttactGAAGATCCAggttccagcaaccacacggcaGCGAACAGctacctgaaactccagttctccAGAATCCAATGCCCTCACCTGACCTCCccgggcactgcatgcatatggtgtatGTTGGGACTCAGGAATTACCACACAAAACATATGAACCCTGATCTCTgttaagcaagaatagtttattgaacactGGTCAGGCCATGGACATAGCTCAGAATTATCTGAACTACAATGacagatatctttttttttttttttgtcagcatAGAAAGGAAAAAGCCTGGAATTGCTGCCTGGTGATCAGTTCTGactcaagagatttttttttaaagatttatttactatatatgagtacactgtagctgtcttcagacacaccagaagagggcattggatcttattacagatgg
It encodes the following:
- the Porcn gene encoding LOW QUALITY PROTEIN: protein-serine O-palmitoleoyltransferase porcupine (The sequence of the model RefSeq protein was modified relative to this genomic sequence to represent the inferred CDS: inserted 4 bases in 3 codons; substituted 1 base at 1 genomic stop codon) — its product is MATFSRQEFFQQLLQGCLLPTVQQGLDQIWLLLTICFACRLLWRLGLPSYLKHASTVAGGFFSLYHFFQLHMVWVVLLSLLCYLVLFLCRHSSHRGCLPSPHTILIYLLMGEMHMVDTVTWHKMRGAQMIVAMKAVSLGFDLDRGEVGAVPSPVEFMGYLYFVGTIVFGPWISFHSYLQAVQGRPLSRRWLKKVARSLALALLCLVLSTCVGPYLFPYFIPLDGDRLLRNKKRKARGTMVRWLRAIXSAVSXHFSNYFVGFLSEATATLAGXGFTEEKDHLXWDLTVSRPLNVELPRSMVEVVTSWNLPMSYWLNNYVFKNALRLGTFSAVLVTYAASALLHGFSFHLAAVLLSLAFITYVEHVLRKRLAQILSACILSKRCLPDCSHRHRLGLGVRALNLLFGALAVFHLAYLGSLFDVDVDDTTEEQGYGMAYTVHKWSELSWASHWVTFGCWIFYRLIG